ATTGTCAATTACTACCGAAGTTTTTGGATCTAACCCTGAGTTAGGTTCATCACAAAATAAATATTTCGGATTGTTTACAATAGCACGCGCAATAGCTACACGTTTTTGCATTCCTCCAGAAATTTCAGACGGTAATTTTTTATTTGCGTTGATTAGGTTTACACGATCGATTACAAAATTTACACGATCTCTAATTTCGCTTTCGCTTTTGTTGGTAAACATTTTTAATGGGAAACCAATGTTTTCTTCAACCGTCATAGAATCGAATAGGGCAGAACCCTGAAAAACCATTCCGATTTCGGTACGTAAATCGGTTTTTTCATCTTTATTTAAATCCTGATAAATACGCCCATCGTACGAAATGCTACCCGAATCCGGTTGATGAATACCTAATAAACATTTTAATAAAACCGTTTTACCAGAACCAGACTGACCAATAATTAAGTTAGTTTTTCCAGTTTCAAACTTTGTGGTAATGCCTTTTAAAACGGTTTGTTCGCCAAAGGTTTTAACAATATCTTTTACTTCTATCATAACTAACTTAATAATAATTGGGTTAATACGTAGTTCATCATAATAATAGCAACCGATGTCCAAACAAATGAGGTTGTTGCTGCTTTACCAACTTCTAATGCACCACCTTTCATAAAATAACCGTGGTACGAAGGAATGGTTGCCAACAGCAAACCAAAAACAATGGTTTTAATAAAGGCGTAAACTACGTGAAATGGTATAAAATCACCTTGAATTCCTTGAATATATTCTGTGCCAGAAACAAATCCACCATAAACACCAGCAACCCAACCGCCTAAAATACCTAAAAACATACCCAATCCGATTAAAAACGGATACAATAATAAGGCAACTATTTTAGGAAAAACTAAGTAGTTTAACGAGTTAATCCCCATAACTTCAAGCGCATCAATTTGTTCGGTAACACGCATGGTACCAATGCTCGAGGTTATGTACGAACCTACTTTTCCGGCCATAATAATAGAAACAAACGTAGGAGCAAACTCTAAAATTACCGACTGTCTGGTTGCAAAACCAATTAAATATTTAGGAATTAACGGATTGGTTAAGTTTAATGAAGTTTGAATGGCCACAACACCACCCACGAAAAAAGAAATAAAGCAAACAATGCCAAGCGATCCGATAATTAAATCGTCAATCTCTTTCATTATCAGCGTATTCATTACCTTCCATTTGGTCGGTCGTGTAAAAACATCTTTGATCATTAAAAAATAACGACCAATATGTGTAAACATTTTTATCATAACTCTGTAAATATCGGCTAAATTACCATTTCAAGTTCAAATTTAAACGCACTTTTTCATTTTTTTATATGGCGTTACCTAAAAACCTTTTTAAGTTGGGTTTTTAGGTCGGGCTTTTGCCAGTACAAGGTACTTGGCTCAATCCCTAACGCGCGCTGCCTAGCCTAAAACTTTGTGTTTTATTTTCTGCCATCTAAATTGGCGTACAAACTTTTCTTGCTTGGGGCTAACTAATTTGGTTTTACCTGCTTTTTTGGCTTTAAAAAATCCTTTTATATAATCTAACGCCAATAAAGGTTTACCTTTTTTTACCGCTAATTTAACCGATGCAATGGCTGTTAAGCTAAAGCCATAACCCAAAACATAAAAAGCTTCGCCTTGTTTGTAACGCGCAGAAGCATCATAAACGGCCCCCGTTGGTTTTAAATGTTTTATTTGTAAGTTGGTGTCAACTTTAATCTTCCAATGGTAATAACGGCAAAGCAATTCATCAACCGTATCCCAGCCCATGGCAGGCTGTAAGCCACCGATTTGTATAAAAGCTTCTTTGCGGTAAGCTTTAAACGCTCCACGAATATGGTCCATATCGGTTAATTTTTCAACCACCCAAGCGTTATTTTTTTCTATTAAAGCTACGCCACCTGCCATGCCCAATTGTGCATCTGCCTTAAAATAATTTAAAATGGTTTCAAAATACGTTTCTGGCAAAATTAAATCGGCATCTAATTTTACAATTACATCATAATTGGCATCTAAGGTTGCAAAACCAGCGTTAAAAGCCTGAATTACTTTACTGCCTGGCAAATGCACCGCTTTAGATTGCTTGTTAACCAATTCGATAAACGGATATTGCTCAGCAAATGCTAAAACAATATTTGCAGTTTCATCGGTCGAATTGTCGTTTACCACTACAACCTTTGTAGGTAAAACCGTTTGGTTTACCAAGCTGTTTAAGGTTTGATTAAGGTACGCTTGCTCATTATAAGCGGGAATTACCACATAATATTTCATTGCATCTGTAAATGTCACAACAAATATCTTTATTTTTGCTGGTATATAAAATTTTACAATGCAGTTTCCTAAGGTTTATGTAATAATTGTTTGGTACAACGGAGCAAAATGGGTACAAAAAAATATTGAATCGTTGTTGCATTCGCAACTTCCGGTACATATTATTTGTATTGATAATTGTTCTAGTGATGATACCGTAGCTTTATTACAAAACTACAAGGATCAAATTACATTTATACAAGCGCCTAGTAACTTAGGTTTTGGTAAAGCCAATAATTTGGGCATTGATTTGGCGCAACAAGCGCAAGCAGATTTTGTTTTTTTTCTGAATCAGGATACGTGGATTTACCCCGAAACCATTTCTAACTTGGTGCAAGCTGCACAACAAAATTTAGATTTTGGAATTATTAGCCCGATTCATTTAGGACCGAATGAAACCGATTGGGATGCAAATTTTGCAACTTATGCCCAACAGCAAACTGGTAATGCCAATACAAATTTAATTCAGGTTCCGTTTGTTAATGCGGCAGCTTGGCTTATTCCGGCACAAGCTTTACAAAAAGTTTCGTATTTTGAACCGTTGTACGGCCATTACGGAGAAGATCGTAATTTTACTGACCGCATTGCTTTTCATCATTTTAAAATTGGTATTTGTACCCAAGCGTTTATTACGCACGATCGGGTGTTGACACGTCATTTTAAAAAAGATTGCATTCAGTCAGAATATAAAATTTTAAGTATTTTATTAAATCCGAATTTAACCGTAAAGCAAGCAAAAAAAATGGCTTTTAAAAACGTTTTGGGCTTGCCTAAATATTTTTTTAAATATTACGGTGCGTTAAAAAGCATTCAACTTTTTAGTATTTTATTCATTTATTACTTTAAACAACTTTCTCGCTGGTCAACTTTAGCCAAAGCCAGAAACCAATATTAACCATGGAAAATACCAAGCAAACCAAACAAATTGTAGGCTATACCGTAATTAATTACGTGGGCATTGCTATTGGTATTGTTTCTACCTTATTTATTTATCCTTTAGATGTTGAGCTTTTAGGTATTTTTAGGTACATAGATTCGTGGGCGCAAATGCTTTTTCCGATTATTACCTTAGGTTCAGCGCAAGCTTTAATTCATTTTTACCCGCAATTACCCGAAAAAATGCAAGTGCGTTTGTTTGGGTTTAGTTTAGTTTCAATTTTTAAATTGGCTTTTTGGGTAAGTTTACTGGTTTTGTTTTTTTACTTTTTTGTTGATGATATAAATACCAATTACATTTTTTACAGCTTGCCCATTGCATTGGTTTTAGCTTTGGTAGAATTGTTTAAACGGCAAGCCACAACCTTAGAAAAAATTGCGGTACCTACCTTGTACGAAAAAGTTGTACC
This genomic window from Flavobacterium agricola contains:
- a CDS encoding ABC transporter ATP-binding protein; the encoded protein is MIEVKDIVKTFGEQTVLKGITTKFETGKTNLIIGQSGSGKTVLLKCLLGIHQPDSGSISYDGRIYQDLNKDEKTDLRTEIGMVFQGSALFDSMTVEENIGFPLKMFTNKSESEIRDRVNFVIDRVNLINANKKLPSEISGGMQKRVAIARAIVNNPKYLFCDEPNSGLDPKTSVVIDNLIHEITEEYQITTVINTHDMNSVMEIGENIVFLKEGVLAWQGDKSQIFKTDNEAVVDFVYSSDLFKKVRKAQLAQDRNNIL
- a CDS encoding MlaE family ABC transporter permease, with the protein product MIKMFTHIGRYFLMIKDVFTRPTKWKVMNTLIMKEIDDLIIGSLGIVCFISFFVGGVVAIQTSLNLTNPLIPKYLIGFATRQSVILEFAPTFVSIIMAGKVGSYITSSIGTMRVTEQIDALEVMGINSLNYLVFPKIVALLLYPFLIGLGMFLGILGGWVAGVYGGFVSGTEYIQGIQGDFIPFHVVYAFIKTIVFGLLLATIPSYHGYFMKGGALEVGKAATTSFVWTSVAIIMMNYVLTQLLLS
- a CDS encoding glycosyltransferase family 2 protein, yielding MKYYVVIPAYNEQAYLNQTLNSLVNQTVLPTKVVVVNDNSTDETANIVLAFAEQYPFIELVNKQSKAVHLPGSKVIQAFNAGFATLDANYDVIVKLDADLILPETYFETILNYFKADAQLGMAGGVALIEKNNAWVVEKLTDMDHIRGAFKAYRKEAFIQIGGLQPAMGWDTVDELLCRYYHWKIKVDTNLQIKHLKPTGAVYDASARYKQGEAFYVLGYGFSLTAIASVKLAVKKGKPLLALDYIKGFFKAKKAGKTKLVSPKQEKFVRQFRWQKIKHKVLG
- a CDS encoding glycosyltransferase family 2 protein translates to MQFPKVYVIIVWYNGAKWVQKNIESLLHSQLPVHIICIDNCSSDDTVALLQNYKDQITFIQAPSNLGFGKANNLGIDLAQQAQADFVFFLNQDTWIYPETISNLVQAAQQNLDFGIISPIHLGPNETDWDANFATYAQQQTGNANTNLIQVPFVNAAAWLIPAQALQKVSYFEPLYGHYGEDRNFTDRIAFHHFKIGICTQAFITHDRVLTRHFKKDCIQSEYKILSILLNPNLTVKQAKKMAFKNVLGLPKYFFKYYGALKSIQLFSILFIYYFKQLSRWSTLAKARNQY